One Tolypothrix bouteillei VB521301 DNA window includes the following coding sequences:
- a CDS encoding S8 family serine peptidase: MNPENKISPAFEPFLAEMGEDDKRDAIVIYEAPPSEGLPPRGRLRELKKRLVQVQQQATIQVAAEIFDDYQEATFDKGYHDEPLAFSTIGSGALPVATVEVTPKTLEALVEQPNVVAILPNQKIHLIQPRKIEYSELFAEESKENFTWGLRQLDIPRLWEKTTGENINVAVLDTGVYAAHPALQKRVKEFVVIDPLGRRINASPAFDCGQHGTHVCGTIAGGQTARGLSIGVAPQANLLVAGVLIGDTTLRTLLEGISWAIERGADIINMSLGLSYYEPLFAEVLDILVNQYGILPVVAIGNENHGNTSSPGNAYNAFSVGAIEKLPNDRVDVAFFSSGASLVFPGDESNGLVTKPDVVAPGAQVYSCIPPTKTPNGTYEYNYMDGTSMATPHIAGAAALLMAAKPTAPVTDIMTALKETAQHPGGNDRRPDNRWGWGVVQPVEALNALS; this comes from the coding sequence ATGAATCCAGAAAACAAAATTTCACCAGCTTTTGAACCTTTTCTTGCTGAAATGGGAGAAGATGACAAACGGGATGCAATTGTAATCTACGAAGCGCCACCCAGTGAAGGCTTACCACCAAGAGGGCGTTTGCGCGAACTAAAAAAGCGGTTGGTTCAGGTTCAACAGCAAGCAACCATTCAAGTAGCGGCGGAAATCTTTGATGATTACCAAGAAGCTACTTTTGATAAAGGGTATCACGACGAACCTCTAGCGTTTTCTACCATTGGTTCTGGTGCATTGCCAGTCGCAACGGTTGAAGTGACTCCCAAAACGTTGGAGGCTTTGGTAGAACAACCTAATGTTGTTGCTATTTTGCCAAATCAAAAAATTCACCTGATTCAGCCCCGAAAAATTGAATATTCTGAGTTATTCGCTGAGGAGAGTAAAGAAAACTTCACCTGGGGTCTCAGACAATTGGATATTCCCAGGTTATGGGAAAAGACGACTGGTGAAAACATTAACGTCGCTGTTTTAGATACGGGCGTTTATGCAGCTCACCCAGCACTCCAGAAACGAGTCAAAGAATTTGTTGTCATCGATCCCCTTGGGAGGCGAATTAATGCATCCCCAGCTTTTGATTGCGGACAGCATGGAACTCATGTTTGTGGAACGATCGCAGGCGGACAAACTGCTAGAGGTTTATCTATTGGCGTTGCACCACAAGCGAATTTATTGGTGGCTGGTGTGCTAATTGGGGATACCACTTTGAGAACTTTATTGGAAGGTATTTCTTGGGCTATCGAAAGAGGGGCTGATATTATAAATATGTCTTTAGGTCTTAGCTATTACGAACCTCTCTTCGCTGAGGTACTTGACATCCTTGTGAATCAGTATGGTATTTTACCAGTAGTAGCGATCGGCAACGAAAACCACGGTAATACTAGCTCACCTGGTAATGCATACAATGCCTTCAGTGTGGGTGCAATAGAAAAACTGCCAAACGACAGGGTTGATGTCGCTTTCTTTAGTAGCGGAGCAAGCCTTGTGTTTCCTGGAGATGAATCAAATGGTTTGGTAACAAAGCCAGACGTTGTTGCACCAGGTGCTCAAGTCTACTCTTGCATACCACCGACGAAAACACCAAACGGAACCTACGAGTATAACTATATGGATGGCACTTCTATGGCAACCCCACATATTGCGGGTGCGGCAGCGTTGTTAATGGCAGCTAAGCCAACGGCACCTGTCACGGATATTATGACTGCACTGAAGGAGACAGCACAACACCCAGGCGGAAACGATCGCCGTCCCGACAATCGTTGGGGATGGGGAGTTGTGCAGCCCGTGGAAGCATTAAACGCTCTTAGTTGA